Proteins found in one Zea mays cultivar B73 chromosome 1, Zm-B73-REFERENCE-NAM-5.0, whole genome shotgun sequence genomic segment:
- the LOC103634314 gene encoding uncharacterized protein: MSRWDTIKTQCSTFAGYMMAVLRQNPSGLSDADKTSLAASRFAAIEKKPFHFLHCWAILKDQPKWMDNHMGQQQQQANANPTHSNTVDLDAEESVPSSFTSKRPLGRDASKEKAKRTKSVDTSSSDSEFMTRMGDLSLERLSVYKTAVSTEEKKLDSMNRNERQKLLLEKKKLNLEKIRLERQKLKEDKEEEIMILSMDLSKCNPLLRQYYEAKQQEILARVTGSTSSGQ, encoded by the exons atgAGTAGATGGGATACTATCAAAACACAGTGTTCCACTTTTGCTGGATACATGATGGCAGTCCTCCGACAGAATCCTAGTGGACTCAGTGACGCAGACAAG ACATCACTGGCAGCTTCTAGGTTTGCAGCAATTGAGAAGAAGCCTTTCCACTTTTTACACTGTTGGGCTATTCTTAAGGACCAACCAAAATGGATGGACAACCACATGggtcaacaacagcagcaagccAACGCTAATCCCACACATTCCAACACTGTCGATTTGGATGCTGAAGAATCTGTACCATCAAGCTTCACATCAAAGAGGCCCCTTGGTCGAGATGCTTCGAAGGAAAAGGCAAAGAGGACTAAATCTGTGGACACATCTTCATCAGATTCTGAGTTTATGACACGCATGGGTGATCTTTCTTTGGAGCGCCTGTCAGTGTACAAAACAGCTGTTTCAACTGAGGAAAAGAAGTTGGATTCAATGAACAGAAATGAGAGGCAGAAATTGCTCCTAGAAAAGAAGAAGCTGAACCTGGAGAAAATAAGGCTAGAAAGGCAGAAACTAAAGGAGGACAAGGAAGAGGAGATAATGATCTTAAGCATGGATTTGAGCAAATGTAACCCTCTACTCCGCCAGTACTatgaagccaagcaacaagagataCTGGCAAGGGTTACTGGGTCTACTTCATCTGGCCAGTGA
- the LOC103634323 gene encoding uncharacterized protein encodes MNPYLENNFLVRLMEEMEEEEEELQLARHMVNRRRRAHNERRHGGSIPGRVRIHRDHISGDARIRADYFGANPVYTDAQFRRRFRMRRHVFERLVDVVQQVDPYFIQRPNCAGEIGLSALQKVVAAVRILAYGIPADAVDEYVRIGESTAHEALKHFCTAVQTAFAPYYLRAPNAEDIARLLQVGESRGFPGMLGSVDCMHWEWRNCPSSWKGMFTGRGKHPTMILEAVASYDLWIWHAYFGLPGSCNDINVLHRSNLFKRHLSTT; translated from the exons ATGAATCCCTACTTAGAAAACAATTTTCTTGTGCGCTTGATGGAAGAaatggaagaggaagaagaagagttgcAGTTGGCGAGGCACATGGTCAATAGGAGGCGACGTGCACACAATGAGCGTCGTCATGGTGGTTCCATCCCAGGGCGTGTTAGGATTCATCGTGATCACATCAGCGGCGATGCAAGAATCCGAGCGGACTACTTTGGAGCGAACCCGGTGTACACGGATGCTCAATTTCGTAGGAG GTTCCGCATGCGTCGCCATGTCTTTGAGCGCCTTGTTGATGTTGTGCAACAAGTGGATCCATATTTTATTCAGCGTCCAAATTGTGCGGGTGAGATTGGTCTTTCTGCTctacagaaagttgttgctgctGTTCGAATCCTTGCTTACGGTATTCCGGCTGATGCCGTTGACGAATACGTACGTATTGGGGAATCTACTGCTCATGAAGCATTGAAACACTTTTGCACGGCCGTCCAAACCGCGTTTGCTCCCTATTATCTCCGTGCACCAAATGCAGAAGATATCGCACGCCTTCTCCAAGTTGGCGAGTCACGTGGGTTTCCTGGTATGCttggtagtgttgattgcatgcattgggagtggcgtaACTGCCCAAGTTCATGGAAGGGGATGTTTACAGGGCGTGGTAAACATCCTACCATGATCTTGGAAGCTGTTGCGTCGTATGACCTGTGGATATGGCATGCATATTTTGGTCTGCCAGGTAGTTGCAACGACATAAATGTTCTTCACCGTTCAAACCTTTTCAAAAGGCATCTGAGCACAACATGA